The following are encoded together in the Candidatus Liberimonas magnetica genome:
- a CDS encoding NAD(P)-dependent oxidoreductase yields MKILVAGGGGYIGSALVPVLIEHGYEVTVIDLLWFGKHLPKNIQLIQKDILECTSKDLKGYDQIIFLAGLSNDPMAEYSPVKNFIYNAALPSFLAYEARKAKVKRFIYGSTCSVYGYTIDQFYDENSSPICSYPYGISKLQGEQGILQLNCPDFSVISLRQGTICGYSPRMRLDLIVNTMFKTAMAEQKIFINNPSIWRPIYDMRDAVTGIIRAIQANQAVNGIFNMTSGNFTVGQVGDYVKNEIEELTGKGISIRINNLPDVRNYKVAIEKAKTLLSFQPEYSIKDTIIDLYEHKDLFDDYDNDNYYNIKVFKKLKLV; encoded by the coding sequence ATGAAAATTTTAGTCGCAGGCGGCGGCGGGTATATCGGCTCAGCTTTAGTTCCCGTTTTAATAGAACACGGGTATGAAGTTACAGTCATCGACCTTTTATGGTTCGGCAAACACCTGCCCAAAAACATTCAATTAATACAAAAGGATATCCTTGAATGCACGTCAAAAGACTTAAAAGGTTATGACCAGATAATCTTTTTGGCAGGCCTTTCAAATGATCCCATGGCAGAGTACAGCCCGGTAAAAAATTTCATATATAACGCAGCATTGCCGTCATTCCTGGCTTATGAAGCAAGAAAGGCAAAAGTCAAAAGGTTTATATACGGTTCCACCTGTTCAGTTTACGGTTATACGATTGACCAGTTTTATGATGAAAATTCATCGCCTATATGCAGTTATCCTTACGGCATATCGAAACTTCAGGGTGAACAAGGTATCCTTCAATTAAACTGCCCTGATTTTTCCGTTATCTCGCTCCGCCAGGGCACGATCTGCGGGTACAGCCCCAGGATGAGGCTTGATCTCATAGTAAATACTATGTTCAAAACCGCCATGGCCGAGCAAAAAATATTCATCAACAACCCTTCTATCTGGAGGCCTATTTACGACATGAGGGATGCTGTTACAGGTATTATACGGGCGATTCAGGCTAATCAGGCCGTAAACGGAATCTTTAATATGACCTCTGGGAACTTCACAGTAGGCCAGGTCGGAGATTATGTAAAAAATGAAATAGAGGAATTGACCGGTAAAGGCATTTCCATAAGAATAAACAACCTGCCCGATGTGCGGAATTACAAAGTCGCTATAGAAAAAGCGAAAACCCTCTTAAGTTTCCAGCCTGAGTATTCCATAAAAGATACCATTATAGATCTCTACGAACATAAGGACCTGTTTGACGATTATGATAATGATAATTATTACAACATAAAAGTATTCAAGAAACTAAAATTGGTATAG
- a CDS encoding O-antigen ligase family protein has translation MAIAMITFRKPADGLIILVFSMLLSPEIKLVSMPGRNVVLRVDDLLLITVFLAWLAHISFDKDWKGFVKTPLDFPLLLLFSIYFFSTILGVFRGEINLFRAIFYVLKYFEYFVLYWITANIITSTKDIPRYLIAALITCIIVALYAYSLMSLSERVYAPFDAPTDLSNPSGEPASLGGYLLIVMAVIISMFITMQRKTYFYLALFIFLIPPLMLTLSRASIFGFALMLITILVLSPQKKLKLLIIFSLGIMLFPIIMPEVYQPLKERLAYTFKGEDSFAGTYQVGGRKIKLEGSANARVLNWERCFEEWLPRRPFFGHGVTGVGLVDTQFPLFLGEIGLVGFFTFVYVLFTIYTTSWHILKNSISKIDQGLALGLMGALTALLMQSVAVNTFIIVRIMEPFWFLTGLVVGVIYANKADNLIPN, from the coding sequence ATGGCAATTGCCATGATAACCTTCAGAAAACCCGCAGATGGGCTTATTATCCTCGTTTTTTCCATGCTCCTTTCACCTGAGATAAAATTAGTTTCAATGCCTGGACGAAATGTTGTTTTACGGGTAGATGATTTACTTTTAATAACAGTGTTTTTGGCATGGCTTGCTCATATTTCATTTGATAAAGACTGGAAAGGCTTTGTTAAAACACCTCTTGATTTTCCATTATTATTACTATTTTCAATATATTTTTTCAGCACAATTCTTGGAGTATTTAGAGGTGAAATAAACCTTTTTAGAGCTATATTTTATGTATTAAAATATTTTGAGTATTTTGTTTTATACTGGATTACTGCAAATATCATTACTTCAACTAAGGATATTCCTCGTTATTTGATAGCTGCCCTTATTACATGCATAATTGTAGCATTATATGCATATAGTTTGATGTCACTTTCAGAAAGGGTGTATGCTCCGTTTGATGCACCAACAGATTTGAGCAACCCCAGCGGAGAACCTGCAAGCCTGGGTGGATATCTTCTTATAGTAATGGCTGTAATAATAAGCATGTTTATCACCATGCAAAGAAAAACATACTTTTACCTGGCATTATTTATATTTTTAATACCGCCGCTTATGCTTACGCTTTCACGCGCTAGCATTTTCGGTTTTGCCTTAATGTTAATCACTATATTAGTTCTATCGCCCCAAAAGAAGCTTAAGCTATTGATTATTTTCAGTCTCGGTATAATGCTCTTTCCTATAATAATGCCCGAAGTTTATCAACCTTTGAAAGAACGGTTAGCTTATACATTTAAAGGCGAAGATAGTTTTGCTGGAACTTATCAAGTCGGAGGCCGTAAGATAAAACTTGAAGGATCAGCAAACGCAAGGGTATTAAATTGGGAACGTTGCTTTGAAGAATGGCTGCCAAGAAGGCCGTTCTTCGGACATGGAGTTACCGGTGTAGGTCTTGTAGATACACAATTCCCTTTGTTCCTTGGAGAAATAGGCTTAGTTGGATTCTTCACCTTTGTATATGTATTGTTCACCATATATACAACTTCATGGCACATTCTCAAAAATTCAATTTCAAAGATCGATCAAGGTTTAGCACTCGGCCTTATGGGCGCCTTAACGGCATTATTAATGCAATCTGTGGCAGTTAACACTTTTATTATAGTGCGCATAATGGAACCATTTTGGTTTTTAACAGGGTTGGTGGTTGGTGTAATCTATGCAAACAAAGCTGACAATTTAATACCTAATTAA
- a CDS encoding class I SAM-dependent methyltransferase, protein MDIINKKMSNSWGTSEASLDQIVTWINGISKSILWKRFLFWKSRLDFSKPARTIELGCGYGKFSMLLGLTGNDVAIFDYNESTIKNAEKAFNLIGLKPNSIVGDLLQIDPSLNEKYDLVCSFGTLEHFSGENRKSAFEANVKLLRKGGILFFSVPNYLGIFYQIPFSIRKLLNLFPEFFYEEAFLHSELANYAKKCNIEILELDCVDTLSKDFNYWILGNIKGFFNKLFKINHKGSNPSTLLKLEKLDFSGDIEDNRNYLDKHFTYNLLFVGRKL, encoded by the coding sequence ATGGATATAATAAATAAAAAGATGTCGAATAGCTGGGGGACAAGTGAAGCAAGCCTAGATCAAATCGTCACATGGATAAACGGTATTTCTAAAAGTATACTTTGGAAAAGATTTTTGTTTTGGAAAAGCCGCCTTGATTTTTCAAAGCCTGCCAGAACCATTGAGTTAGGCTGCGGATACGGAAAGTTCAGCATGCTTTTAGGCTTAACCGGCAATGATGTGGCAATATTCGACTATAATGAATCTACCATTAAAAATGCAGAAAAAGCCTTTAATTTGATTGGATTAAAGCCTAATTCTATAGTCGGGGATTTGCTGCAGATCGATCCAAGTCTAAATGAAAAATATGATTTAGTCTGTTCTTTTGGGACACTGGAGCACTTTTCAGGCGAAAACAGGAAATCAGCCTTTGAAGCCAATGTAAAGCTTTTACGCAAAGGGGGTATCCTTTTTTTTAGTGTCCCTAATTATTTGGGCATTTTCTATCAGATACCATTTTCCATAAGAAAACTCTTAAACCTGTTTCCAGAATTTTTCTATGAAGAAGCTTTTTTACATTCCGAGCTGGCCAATTACGCAAAAAAATGTAATATCGAAATACTTGAGCTTGATTGCGTAGATACTCTGTCAAAAGATTTTAATTATTGGATTTTGGGAAATATCAAAGGATTTTTCAACAAACTATTTAAAATAAACCATAAAGGATCTAATCCTTCAACTCTTTTAAAATTAGAAAAATTGGATTTTTCAGGCGATATTGAAGATAACCGCAACTACTTAGATAAACATTTTACTTATAACCTTCTTTTTGTAGGAAGAAAATTGTAG
- a CDS encoding class I SAM-dependent methyltransferase: protein MSLVKRLINRIITSNAAILIMSPLVALASLFFFFVRKYCIERHPVNRWIFNTIGIYPIRDHYYDPLFNDNRINKALLVKDRELSGIDFNIAEQLDLLSKFHFNNELASFPLEKRSMDEFNYHNGTFLAGDAEYLYNLIRFLKPSRIIEIGCGNTTLLILHALRKNRDENTNYKCRHTCIEPYEQPWLEKLNIDLIRNKVENVPKNIFEELGKNDILFIDSSHIIRPQGDVLFEYQEVIPKLKYGVYVHIHDIFTPRDYLPDWGLGRFFFWNEQYLLEAFLSFNTDFKLIGSLNYLRHHYFDKLAEKCPILKLESTSEPTSFWITRK, encoded by the coding sequence ATGAGCTTAGTTAAAAGACTGATAAATAGGATAATTACTTCCAATGCCGCTATATTAATTATGAGCCCGCTGGTTGCGCTTGCAAGCCTTTTTTTCTTTTTTGTGCGCAAGTATTGCATTGAGAGGCACCCGGTCAACCGCTGGATATTCAATACCATAGGCATTTATCCTATAAGGGATCACTATTACGACCCTCTCTTCAATGACAACCGCATCAACAAAGCTCTGCTGGTTAAGGACCGTGAACTCTCTGGGATAGATTTCAATATCGCGGAACAGCTGGATTTGCTTTCAAAATTCCATTTCAATAATGAACTTGCCTCATTTCCCTTGGAAAAACGTTCTATGGACGAATTTAATTATCACAACGGAACTTTTCTTGCAGGTGATGCAGAATACCTATACAACCTGATCAGGTTCCTTAAACCGTCCCGCATCATAGAGATCGGCTGTGGCAATACTACTTTACTTATCCTCCACGCATTGAGGAAAAACAGGGACGAAAACACGAACTATAAGTGCCGGCATACTTGCATCGAGCCTTACGAACAGCCATGGCTTGAAAAGCTCAATATAGACCTCATAAGAAACAAAGTAGAAAATGTTCCGAAAAATATATTTGAAGAGCTTGGGAAAAACGATATCCTTTTTATTGACTCTTCTCATATAATACGGCCCCAGGGAGACGTGCTGTTCGAATATCAGGAAGTGATACCAAAATTAAAGTACGGTGTTTATGTGCATATACACGATATTTTTACACCAAGGGATTACTTGCCGGACTGGGGCCTGGGTAGATTCTTTTTCTGGAACGAACAATACTTGCTTGAGGCTTTCCTTTCCTTTAACACAGATTTTAAGCTAATAGGGTCGCTAAACTATCTACGGCATCATTACTTCGACAAACTTGCTGAAAAATGCCCTATATTGAAATTAGAAAGCACCAGTGAACCCACTTCTTTTTGGATAACAAGAAAGTAG
- a CDS encoding oligosaccharide flippase family protein: MNIPIINWINDKEEQLLSGDTSNARFMRGTFWLTTSTIVSLLLGMISSILIARMLDKTLFGQFGMVVNTISMLGTFTGLGLGLTTLKYVAEFKSTDPSRASRIMDITNKITIFSGGAISLALFIFAEPLSSRVLNAPELATMLRLGTFLLFFNTLNGTQTGALSGLESFKVIAKINALKGILYCPIVIIGTYFFGLSGAVASVVVWGFVGWFLNHIALKSECKKANLPIDTGNIFDELPILWKFTLPAFIGGALVGPVLWIANTILANQPGGYGELGLVNASNQWRNFIVMLPSIFCSAALPILSSEQNSKPGNCGTLDITQKVTISIILPFFTITLFLGDFIMGLYGKSFSAGYPVLVGITFAICLMAIANVGGTSLTASGRMWTGLFYNLAWGLIFVGFVYKYAAIGGAKAYALGYAVAYAALFGLMFLYLKSIFSKHTLLLMISSIVYLSLLTMFSLNLSIKNRFIFFAPFMLFSMIVSYIVLGKTYSLKIINRILAVIPKKNAIQL; encoded by the coding sequence ATGAATATTCCAATAATAAACTGGATTAACGACAAGGAAGAACAATTACTGAGCGGAGATACATCCAATGCCCGGTTTATGCGCGGGACATTCTGGCTGACTACAAGCACGATTGTCTCCCTTCTACTAGGAATGATATCATCCATACTTATAGCACGTATGCTCGATAAAACCTTGTTCGGACAATTCGGCATGGTCGTAAACACTATCTCTATGCTTGGTACATTTACCGGGCTTGGGCTTGGGCTTACAACCTTGAAATATGTCGCTGAATTTAAGTCCACTGACCCCTCCAGGGCATCAAGAATTATGGATATTACCAATAAAATAACTATTTTTTCCGGGGGTGCCATTTCGTTAGCGCTTTTTATTTTCGCTGAGCCGCTTTCCTCGCGGGTTCTAAATGCTCCGGAGCTCGCCACTATGCTGCGCCTGGGAACATTTTTACTATTTTTTAACACTCTTAACGGTACCCAAACCGGAGCTCTTTCAGGGCTGGAATCATTTAAGGTAATAGCAAAAATAAACGCTCTAAAAGGGATCCTCTATTGCCCGATCGTTATTATCGGCACATATTTTTTTGGTCTTTCCGGTGCAGTGGCCAGTGTAGTTGTCTGGGGTTTCGTAGGATGGTTCCTAAACCATATAGCTCTCAAATCAGAATGCAAAAAAGCTAATTTACCTATTGACACAGGAAACATTTTCGATGAACTTCCAATACTCTGGAAATTTACCTTACCTGCATTCATAGGCGGTGCACTGGTGGGTCCTGTCCTCTGGATAGCCAACACAATACTTGCCAACCAACCAGGAGGCTACGGAGAGCTGGGACTCGTCAATGCTTCTAACCAGTGGAGAAACTTTATAGTTATGCTTCCATCAATATTTTGCAGCGCTGCGTTGCCGATTCTCTCTTCCGAACAGAATTCAAAACCTGGGAACTGCGGAACACTGGATATTACCCAAAAAGTCACGATTTCTATAATATTGCCGTTCTTCACAATTACACTATTCCTGGGAGATTTTATTATGGGCCTGTACGGCAAGTCATTTTCTGCCGGTTATCCGGTACTTGTTGGAATTACCTTTGCCATTTGCCTGATGGCAATAGCAAATGTGGGAGGAACCAGCTTAACTGCATCAGGAAGGATGTGGACAGGGCTTTTCTATAATCTGGCTTGGGGGCTAATATTCGTAGGCTTTGTATATAAATATGCGGCCATCGGAGGTGCAAAGGCTTATGCTCTTGGCTATGCCGTAGCTTATGCAGCACTTTTCGGGCTAATGTTCTTGTACCTTAAAAGCATATTCAGTAAACATACTCTACTCTTAATGATTTCTTCTATAGTTTATCTCAGTTTACTTACTATGTTTAGCCTTAATCTTTCAATCAAAAACAGGTTTATTTTTTTTGCGCCGTTCATGCTGTTCAGTATGATAGTTTCATATATAGTGTTAGGAAAAACCTATTCGCTTAAAATAATCAATAGGATTCTTGCAGTTATTCCTAAGAAAAATGCAATACAACTCTAA
- a CDS encoding class I SAM-dependent methyltransferase translates to MQYNSNPEITKMPNEQLDSKHWHKAIIGNVSCNEISDQIMHRDTPEWVKPILELTKTGDSVIELGCGTGTLSGVLAKKGRSVTLIDYSPDTIDFCKNVFGCAGLEASFLVADVLKTLSLKENSFDCVWSCGLLEHFSDENIVNILKESKRISRKYVVSLVPNAYSCTYRIGKWYQEKHGIWPWGYEDPKKSLSRLFEVSGLKKINEFTVDIKKSNSFLYPIKPFIFSSIAVKLLNMIPSILLKPFRQGYLLVTVGKK, encoded by the coding sequence ATGCAATACAACTCTAACCCGGAGATAACAAAAATGCCGAACGAACAGCTTGACAGTAAACACTGGCACAAAGCGATCATTGGCAATGTCTCCTGCAATGAAATTTCAGATCAAATAATGCATAGGGACACTCCGGAATGGGTCAAACCTATACTTGAACTTACAAAAACCGGTGATTCTGTTATTGAGTTAGGTTGTGGAACCGGTACTTTATCCGGAGTGTTGGCTAAAAAAGGCAGGTCCGTAACACTTATTGATTACAGCCCGGATACTATCGATTTTTGTAAAAATGTATTCGGGTGTGCCGGGCTGGAAGCTTCATTTTTAGTGGCTGATGTTCTTAAAACATTGTCCTTGAAAGAGAATTCCTTTGACTGTGTGTGGAGCTGCGGTTTGCTTGAGCATTTCTCTGATGAAAATATTGTCAATATATTGAAGGAATCAAAAAGAATTTCGCGGAAATATGTGGTCTCACTTGTACCAAACGCATATTCATGCACCTACAGGATAGGAAAGTGGTATCAGGAAAAACATGGAATATGGCCGTGGGGATACGAAGATCCAAAAAAATCCCTAAGCCGGCTGTTCGAGGTGTCCGGCCTGAAAAAAATAAATGAATTTACTGTAGATATAAAAAAATCAAACAGCTTCCTTTACCCGATAAAACCATTTATTTTTTCAAGCATAGCAGTAAAACTCTTGAATATGATACCGTCTATTCTTTTAAAACCATTCAGACAGGGGTATTTATTGGTTACAGTAGGAAAAAAATAA
- a CDS encoding MBOAT family protein, producing MLFNTVEFLIFFTVVYSLYLILNHKWQNHMLLVASCIFYMAFIPAYILILFLLIFIDYFAGMWIEDDKGGKKKLFLIISIVSTCLVLFVFKYFNFFNGNFALIAKFFGWNYPIGILNIILPIGLSFHTFQSLSYVVEVYRGRQKAERHFLTYALYVMFFPQLVAGPIERAWHLLPQLVNPRKVTLDKFYEGIYLIFWGLFQKVFVADNLALLVDPVFASKPPYNGVMVVLGLYAFAFQIYCDFAGYSNMARGLAKCLGFELMVNFNLPYFATNPSDFWKRWHISLSSWLKDYLYISLGGNRKGNFATYKNLFITMLLGGLWHGAAWTFVIWGIYQGILLIIYRLFDNVVKFTFSFKNYFIDKLLFLVKVTVFFQFVCLGWLMFRAQSAGQIYDMLTSIFFNFHFLRGIGLWQTFSSLLFFTSVLLIIETIQFWKNDLMVIYKSNFVITGTACYILFYLILIFGVTHGREFIYFQF from the coding sequence ATGTTATTTAACACAGTAGAATTCTTAATATTTTTTACTGTCGTTTATTCGTTATACCTGATTTTAAATCACAAGTGGCAAAACCACATGCTGCTTGTTGCAAGCTGTATATTTTATATGGCTTTCATTCCTGCCTACATACTCATATTGTTCTTACTCATATTTATAGATTATTTTGCCGGAATGTGGATAGAAGATGACAAGGGTGGTAAAAAAAAGTTATTTCTTATAATCAGTATAGTTTCCACCTGCCTGGTCTTATTCGTATTTAAATATTTTAATTTCTTTAACGGGAATTTTGCGTTGATAGCAAAGTTTTTCGGATGGAATTACCCGATTGGTATTTTAAACATTATATTACCAATAGGCTTATCGTTCCATACATTTCAAAGCCTGAGCTATGTTGTTGAAGTGTACAGGGGCAGACAGAAAGCAGAAAGGCATTTTTTAACTTATGCCCTTTATGTAATGTTCTTTCCTCAATTGGTAGCAGGGCCCATCGAGCGGGCCTGGCACCTTTTACCCCAATTAGTTAATCCAAGGAAAGTAACTCTAGATAAGTTTTACGAAGGTATATACCTTATTTTCTGGGGCCTGTTCCAAAAAGTATTCGTTGCGGATAACCTCGCTCTTTTGGTTGACCCGGTATTTGCCTCAAAACCTCCATACAACGGCGTAATGGTGGTCTTAGGACTTTATGCTTTTGCTTTCCAGATTTATTGCGATTTTGCCGGGTATTCAAACATGGCCAGGGGTCTTGCCAAGTGTCTGGGTTTTGAGCTTATGGTTAATTTTAATTTGCCGTATTTTGCCACAAACCCTTCTGATTTCTGGAAGAGGTGGCATATAAGCCTGTCCTCTTGGCTGAAAGATTACCTTTATATATCTCTTGGGGGAAATAGAAAAGGTAATTTCGCTACATACAAGAACCTGTTTATTACCATGCTTCTGGGCGGTTTATGGCACGGGGCCGCATGGACATTCGTAATTTGGGGAATTTACCAGGGAATCCTTTTGATTATCTACCGCTTATTCGATAACGTGGTAAAATTTACATTTTCGTTCAAAAATTACTTTATTGATAAATTATTGTTCTTAGTAAAAGTAACCGTGTTCTTCCAATTTGTGTGCCTAGGCTGGTTGATGTTCAGGGCACAATCAGCCGGGCAGATATACGATATGCTCACAAGCATATTTTTCAACTTTCATTTTTTAAGAGGTATCGGCTTGTGGCAAACGTTTTCTTCTTTGTTATTTTTCACTTCCGTATTGCTTATAATAGAAACTATCCAGTTCTGGAAAAATGATTTAATGGTTATCTATAAAAGCAACTTCGTAATTACGGGTACAGCCTGTTATATTCTGTTTTATTTAATTCTGATTTTCGGAGTAACCCATGGAAGGGAATTTATCTATTTTCAGTTTTAA
- a CDS encoding DUF1574 domain-containing protein — protein sequence MEGNLSIFSFNALKTIPKTLLFFIFLCVITELLLDRVLVRFITNPTTAKVQAKLNLVKKGKINNDVLVFGDSCAAAINAALLEKNTGLTAFNLSLPASATMAGEYFLLKESLRVNKSLKYIIMMNTYDMWYRDFNYVDVVYVLFTNFPLGAISTFFNPYFWNKAHINISNFKKVINHLLPSQRYKYEIRKLVAKIITERKGLGGLRTFYDNNQEELYAQLLRDKGSSIYDETDENLIKEDKEGHLQLMAGNNFSISGFNKFYLQLFFNDTAKNNIKVFICCPPLLRELYDRISANPYVVEYESFVKNLPKTNKNVFLLTSDFYLVPAGKLSKTVDHFNGETALVFTEYIAKGFWNTIKAAGNPSAKEENN from the coding sequence ATGGAAGGGAATTTATCTATTTTCAGTTTTAATGCATTAAAAACAATTCCTAAAACTCTTTTGTTTTTTATATTCCTTTGTGTTATTACAGAGTTGTTATTGGATAGAGTTTTAGTTAGATTTATAACAAATCCAACTACCGCTAAAGTCCAAGCTAAACTTAATTTAGTAAAAAAAGGAAAGATAAATAATGACGTATTGGTCTTTGGAGATTCCTGTGCGGCTGCAATAAATGCTGCATTGCTAGAGAAAAATACAGGGTTAACAGCATTTAATCTCTCATTGCCCGCTTCTGCAACCATGGCAGGCGAATATTTCCTGCTCAAAGAATCGCTTAGAGTTAACAAAAGCCTTAAATACATAATAATGATGAATACTTATGATATGTGGTACAGAGACTTCAACTACGTCGATGTTGTATACGTACTATTTACTAACTTTCCTTTAGGTGCCATCAGCACATTTTTTAATCCATATTTCTGGAACAAGGCGCATATAAATATAAGTAATTTTAAGAAAGTTATCAATCACTTGCTTCCTTCCCAGCGTTATAAATATGAAATAAGGAAATTGGTTGCTAAAATCATAACGGAAAGAAAAGGCTTAGGGGGTTTACGCACTTTTTACGATAATAATCAAGAAGAATTGTATGCACAGCTGTTAAGAGACAAAGGAAGTTCAATTTACGACGAAACTGATGAAAACCTTATTAAGGAGGATAAAGAAGGGCACCTGCAGCTTATGGCAGGTAATAATTTCTCCATCTCCGGTTTTAACAAGTTCTATCTTCAATTATTCTTTAACGATACGGCCAAAAACAATATTAAGGTTTTCATCTGCTGTCCTCCGCTGTTAAGGGAGCTTTATGACAGGATTTCTGCAAATCCTTATGTTGTAGAGTACGAGAGTTTTGTAAAAAATTTACCAAAAACTAATAAAAATGTTTTTCTTTTAACATCGGATTTCTATTTAGTACCGGCGGGCAAGCTTTCAAAAACCGTAGATCATTTTAACGGCGAAACCGCATTAGTTTTTACTGAATATATCGCAAAGGGTTTTTGGAATACCATTAAGGCTGCCGGCAATCCATCTGCAAAAGAGGAAAACAATTAA
- a CDS encoding glycosyltransferase has protein sequence MGITVGAVIVAYNNCKGLKALLNSLYLQKYQLEEIIVVDNSTNDDTKIMIKESFDKVIYLKMPENIGSAGGYYEGIKYASAKNDYVWTLDDDLIIFPETLLRLVEGIEHLITIDKIGAVRCTFEAGIRNYFKMDGFAWRGTLINSAVIKEIGFPNKDYFMYNEDVEYSLRIKRAGYKMYYISDSRMEISRPNQTVYSVLGLKISFYDDPARLFYGIRNSTVTFIKYFLFLELFKLIGYIAKILICLIMLPIKDKNRYLSAIIQGFCNGISRKLGKDPRFLPRSGITKLAPEATN, from the coding sequence ATGGGCATTACAGTAGGCGCTGTTATTGTTGCATATAACAATTGCAAAGGGCTCAAGGCTCTTTTGAATTCTTTATACTTACAGAAATATCAGCTTGAAGAAATCATTGTTGTAGACAATTCAACTAATGATGATACCAAGATTATGATAAAAGAGAGTTTTGACAAAGTAATTTATCTTAAGATGCCGGAAAATATAGGAAGTGCCGGAGGCTATTACGAAGGGATTAAATACGCTTCTGCAAAAAATGATTATGTTTGGACTTTGGATGATGACCTTATTATTTTTCCTGAAACTCTCCTGCGCTTAGTAGAAGGGATAGAACATCTAATAACTATAGATAAAATCGGTGCTGTTCGCTGCACATTCGAAGCCGGTATCAGAAACTATTTTAAAATGGATGGTTTTGCATGGCGAGGAACACTTATTAACAGCGCTGTTATAAAGGAAATCGGATTTCCAAACAAAGATTATTTCATGTATAATGAGGACGTAGAATATTCCTTAAGAATCAAAAGGGCTGGGTATAAAATGTATTACATATCCGACAGCAGGATGGAAATTTCCAGGCCGAACCAGACTGTTTACAGCGTGCTTGGTTTGAAAATAAGTTTTTATGATGACCCTGCCAGGTTATTCTACGGCATTCGAAATTCAACAGTAACCTTTATTAAATATTTCCTTTTCTTAGAACTTTTTAAACTAATCGGTTACATTGCAAAAATCCTTATCTGTCTAATAATGCTGCCTATAAAAGATAAAAATAGATACTTAAGTGCAATTATACAAGGTTTTTGTAATGGTATATCCCGAAAACTCGGGAAAGACCCAAGGTTTTTGCCCAGATCTGGAATTACCAAATTGGCCCCTGAAGCGACTAACTGA
- a CDS encoding class I SAM-dependent methyltransferase yields MIEEIKPSDYLYTESIRKDILPLIREKVDTALEVGCSYGNTLSWLKQEGYCKKAFGIEINENAAKIASQRLDGAYHGNIEKMDVPIAAGSIDLLLCLDVLEHLFDPWAALKKLKDLMSPNGTLIVSIPNVQHFSIVLPLFFKGQWDYSGSGTLDKTHLRFFTGRTLREMITNSGFQIEIIHTPSIRGSRKLLNTLTFKVFQPLLVFQYLLRAKNK; encoded by the coding sequence ATGATTGAAGAAATAAAACCATCTGATTATCTTTATACAGAAAGTATAAGAAAAGATATACTACCGCTTATAAGGGAAAAAGTGGATACAGCACTTGAAGTCGGGTGCAGCTATGGCAACACTCTGTCCTGGCTGAAGCAGGAAGGATACTGTAAAAAGGCATTTGGCATAGAGATTAATGAGAATGCGGCAAAGATCGCAAGTCAGCGACTGGACGGCGCATATCACGGGAACATTGAGAAAATGGATGTGCCTATAGCAGCCGGGAGCATAGACCTGCTTTTGTGCCTTGATGTGCTGGAACATCTTTTCGACCCCTGGGCTGCATTAAAAAAACTAAAGGACCTTATGTCTCCTAACGGCACCTTAATAGTAAGCATACCTAATGTACAGCATTTTTCGATCGTATTGCCTTTATTTTTTAAAGGGCAATGGGATTATTCAGGGTCCGGGACTCTGGACAAGACACACCTGCGATTTTTTACTGGCCGGACTCTGCGTGAAATGATTACTAATTCCGGATTCCAAATTGAAATTATTCACACCCCATCAATTAGAGGATCTAGGAAATTGTTAAACACACTCACATTTAAAGTTTTTCAGCCTTTACTTGTATTTCAATATCTTTTAAGGGCAAAAAATAAATAA